In Leptospira licerasiae serovar Varillal str. VAR 010, the genomic window ATAGGTTCAGGTATGGGAACCCTAACTACTGCAAGTCTTTTGGCCCAATCTGCCGGTAAGAAAGTTTTGGTTCTGGAGAAACATTTTCAACCGGGCGGTTTTACTCATGAATTTCAAAGAAAACAAGGGAAGTATCACTGGGATGTAGGCATTCACTATGTAGGTGATATGCATGAAGGCGGACTTTGTAAGAAGATCTCGGATAAAATTACCCGCGGGCAGCTTGCGTGGAAAAGAATGCCTGATCCTTTTGAACGTTTAGTTTTCCCCTCTCGAAAATTCGATATATATGGAGATCCGGAAAAGTTTAGATCAGATCTGATTAACGAATTTCCTGAAGAAGAGGAAGCAATCGAAAGATATTTAAAGGATATCAGAAAGGTGTCGGTTCTTTTTGGAAAGGCGATCATGATGAGACTTTCTCCTCCGCCTTTGGATTCTCTCATCGGTATTTTGGGGGAAGGGAACGTAGTCACCCTCAAAGACTATTTCGATAGAAATTTCAAGAGTGAAGACTTGAAAGGGATCCTTGCGGCACAATGGGGAGATTATGGTCTTCCTCCTTCGAAAGTAGCTTTTGCGATGCATGCTACATTGGTGCAGCATTATATTAACGGAGGTTATTATCCAGTGGGAGGCGCTGGTAAAATTTTCGATACAATAGAGCCGATCCTTCAGGAGAATGGCGGCGCGGTTTTATCTTCCGTAGAAGCAAAGGAGATCCTGATCAAGGATGGAAAGGTAGTAGGGGTTAAGGCAAAAGCGTTGAGGGGAGAAGGTCATGAGCGGGACTTTTTTGCACCGGTCGTGATCTCATGTGCGGGAGCGTATCCCACTTATACGAAATTGATCCCGGATTCGGTCCCGATATCATTCAGAAAAGATCTAAAAGACTTTTATAATAGAGAAAAAATGACCACAAGTATTTGTCTCTATCTTGGTCTTTCGGAGAGTCCTGCGAAATTCGGTTTTAGTGGGGAGAATTACTGGATTTTCTCTTCTCCGGATCATGATAAGAATTTTTCGGAAAGAAATGATTGGCTTTCTGAAAGCGATGAGATACCGAATCTGTATCTTTCCTTTCCGAGTTTGAAAAATCCAGAGGCAAAGTCTCATACAATGGATGTGATCACATTCACTGATTATTCCAATTTTGCAGAATGGAAAGATGAACCTTGGAAGAAAAGGGGAGAAGAATATAAGGACTTTAAGGAGAGGATCATAAATCGAATCCTTACTACATTGGAAGCCAGATTTCCAGGTCTTACTAAGCTGGTCGAATTTGCCGAACTTTCTACTCCAATCACGAACGAACATTTTACTTCTCATCCGGATGGAGCCATTTATGGTTTAGCATGCGTTCCGGAAAGATATAAGAAGGAAAAAAGTCCTTGGTTTGATGTCAGGACTCCGATCG contains:
- a CDS encoding phytoene desaturase family protein, with translation MNIDQVGNEFDIIFIGSGMGTLTTASLLAQSAGKKVLVLEKHFQPGGFTHEFQRKQGKYHWDVGIHYVGDMHEGGLCKKISDKITRGQLAWKRMPDPFERLVFPSRKFDIYGDPEKFRSDLINEFPEEEEAIERYLKDIRKVSVLFGKAIMMRLSPPPLDSLIGILGEGNVVTLKDYFDRNFKSEDLKGILAAQWGDYGLPPSKVAFAMHATLVQHYINGGYYPVGGAGKIFDTIEPILQENGGAVLSSVEAKEILIKDGKVVGVKAKALRGEGHERDFFAPVVISCAGAYPTYTKLIPDSVPISFRKDLKDFYNREKMTTSICLYLGLSESPAKFGFSGENYWIFSSPDHDKNFSERNDWLSESDEIPNLYLSFPSLKNPEAKSHTMDVITFTDYSNFAEWKDEPWKKRGEEYKDFKERIINRILTTLEARFPGLTKLVEFAELSTPITNEHFTSHPDGAIYGLACVPERYKKEKSPWFDVRTPIEGLYLTGADAASPGIAGAMMGGLAAALAVTGNANLLRELRN